The following proteins come from a genomic window of Crocosphaera sp. UHCC 0190:
- a CDS encoding photosystem II manganese-stabilizing polypeptide yields MRFRSLIIAFLALCLGLITACSEGPANAVNPQDLTYEEILNTGLANKCPQMSEFTRGSLPIEPGKTYQVDDLCLEPTEYFVKEEPLNKRQEAEYVSGKLLTRFTTSLEQITGKISVSKDGVLTFIEEGGMDFQPVTVQLPGGEQVPFFFTIKNLVGKTQPGFTSINSSVDFEGDFKVPSYRGATFLDPKGRGLATGYDNAVALPAGADSEEYANVKQTPIGKGSISLQVTKVDKETGEIGGVFESEQPSDTDLGAKEAVDVKIRGTFYARVTPSV; encoded by the coding sequence ATGAGATTTCGTTCATTAATTATTGCTTTTCTAGCATTGTGCTTAGGGTTAATTACAGCTTGTAGCGAAGGTCCAGCCAATGCGGTTAATCCCCAGGATTTAACCTACGAAGAGATTTTAAATACAGGACTAGCTAATAAGTGTCCCCAAATGTCTGAATTTACACGGGGTTCTCTTCCCATTGAACCTGGTAAAACTTATCAAGTTGACGATTTATGTCTGGAACCCACAGAATATTTTGTCAAGGAAGAACCTCTTAATAAACGCCAAGAAGCAGAATATGTTTCCGGTAAGTTATTAACCCGTTTCACCACCAGTTTAGAGCAGATTACTGGCAAAATTAGTGTGAGTAAAGATGGGGTCTTAACCTTCATTGAAGAAGGTGGTATGGACTTCCAACCTGTAACGGTTCAATTACCAGGTGGTGAACAGGTTCCTTTCTTCTTTACTATTAAAAACTTAGTGGGTAAAACTCAGCCTGGATTTACTTCCATTAACAGTTCTGTTGATTTTGAAGGAGATTTTAAAGTTCCTTCCTATCGGGGTGCGACTTTCTTAGATCCAAAAGGTCGTGGTTTAGCCACTGGGTATGACAATGCCGTCGCTTTACCTGCGGGTGCTGATAGTGAAGAATACGCCAATGTGAAACAAACTCCCATTGGTAAGGGTTCTATTTCTCTCCAAGTGACCAAAGTTGATAAGGAAACTGGAGAAATCGGTGGCGTATTTGAAAGTGAACAGCCTTCTGATACGGACTTAGGAGCTAAAGAAGCCGTTGATGTGAAAATTCGCGGTACTTTCTATGCTCGCGTCACACCTTCAGTATAA
- a CDS encoding energy transducer TonB gives MAMSSPSLIQPLPIRVFNSNLLSTFTSVGLHGLALFLVVPYLTNLPTGDNPDSDGKPKNVNVIELSSAEQNRLPDQSSGSLDMPDFPNTALGDVPVLDSPNFAPSLPAPLSNLPAPPSLPALPPLSSYGNYSRIPIASPPRSFPIAPPPPPPSVLRPPTPLTESSMKDPLTNDPRALIPFDRPSLGQGPQDDFFGNVNGREEIATNTSSLTGRDGIVGNIQNGAENLAYNPQGTEREEARRKDLEWMQQTGLTLKPSQMMTIRGTYPRAACNAKLEGSAVYNVQVNAQGQLTQPPFMTKSSGYPILNNQGFQDVRSQSFSQPTRVTVIFQPNSNICPAVARTEPSQTPALPGNETERPLKPPVTPVPTEARKEPLVIPAPLPEEKPPVTPVPTEARKEPPLIPAPLPEEKPPVTPVPTEARKEPSVAPAPPASRKAAPESSLTVPAPPTSRKDEGAPTTN, from the coding sequence ATGGCTATGTCCTCCCCTTCTCTCATTCAACCCCTACCCATTCGGGTCTTTAATTCTAATCTCCTCTCGACCTTTACCTCTGTCGGCCTTCATGGTCTGGCACTCTTTCTTGTTGTTCCCTACCTTACTAACTTACCGACGGGTGATAACCCAGACTCAGACGGGAAACCCAAAAATGTCAATGTCATTGAATTGAGTTCTGCTGAGCAAAATCGCCTACCGGATCAATCTTCTGGGTCTTTGGATATGCCAGATTTTCCTAATACAGCTTTAGGGGATGTTCCGGTGTTAGATTCTCCTAACTTCGCCCCTTCCCTACCAGCACCCTTAAGTAATTTACCGGCCCCACCAAGTTTACCGGCCTTACCGCCCCTATCTTCCTATGGTAATTACAGTAGAATTCCCATCGCATCACCACCGCGCTCATTTCCTATCGCCCCACCCCCACCTCCCCCTAGTGTCCTTAGACCCCCAACTCCCTTAACTGAGTCATCAATGAAAGACCCCCTGACTAACGATCCTCGGGCCTTAATTCCCTTTGATCGACCATCCCTCGGACAAGGGCCTCAAGATGATTTCTTTGGTAATGTCAATGGAAGAGAAGAAATTGCTACTAATACCTCATCTTTAACGGGAAGAGATGGCATTGTGGGGAATATCCAAAATGGGGCAGAAAACCTGGCTTATAATCCCCAAGGAACCGAACGGGAAGAAGCGAGACGCAAAGATCTCGAATGGATGCAGCAAACAGGCTTAACCCTCAAGCCAAGCCAAATGATGACTATTCGAGGAACCTATCCGAGAGCCGCTTGCAACGCCAAATTAGAGGGTTCGGCTGTTTATAATGTCCAAGTTAATGCCCAAGGACAACTGACTCAACCCCCCTTTATGACCAAGAGTTCAGGCTATCCAATCTTGAATAATCAAGGGTTTCAAGATGTGCGATCACAGAGTTTTTCCCAACCGACTAGGGTAACAGTCATTTTTCAACCAAACTCTAACATTTGTCCGGCGGTTGCTCGCACCGAACCCTCCCAAACTCCAGCCCTTCCTGGCAATGAGACGGAAAGACCCTTAAAACCCCCAGTCACCCCCGTGCCGACGGAAGCGAGAAAGGAACCTCTTGTCATTCCTGCTCCTCTCCCTGAAGAAAAACCCCCAGTCACCCCCGTGCCAACGGAAGCGAGAAAGGAACCTCCTCTCATTCCTGCTCCTCTCCCTGAAGAAAAACCCCCAGTTACCCCCGTGCCAACGGAAGCGAGAAAGGAACCCTCTGTCGCCCCGGCTCCACCTGCGAGTAGAAAGGCTGCCCCAGAGTCTTCATTGACAGTCCCTGCCCCCCCGACTTCCCGTAAGGATGAAGGGGCCCCAACTACTAATTAA
- a CDS encoding ATP synthase F0 subunit B produces the protein MVRRNSSSPNASVNRQGNGTTDRREVDFDIQQELARLQEMIYESFHIPVSRWTIVDEDKLLEQLDLIGTKIPEAIRKALSVLEQEQDIIAEAEAYAERIVQSAQQRAAQILDESGIIQQAQREANQIRQQVQQECEAIQSQTMAEIEQLRQVTTSEMQQLRQQSMGEAQNIQDGADEYADAVLTRLEQQLSEMLGVVRNGRQQLYGNSPQRKATLPGKPLPSSVKKRPQ, from the coding sequence ATGGTACGCCGAAACTCCTCTTCCCCCAATGCTTCAGTAAACCGTCAAGGCAATGGCACGACGGATCGCCGAGAGGTTGATTTTGATATTCAACAAGAATTAGCCCGTCTTCAGGAAATGATCTATGAAAGCTTTCATATTCCCGTATCCCGATGGACTATTGTCGATGAAGATAAGTTGCTTGAGCAATTAGATCTGATTGGAACGAAAATTCCTGAAGCCATTAGAAAAGCTCTCTCCGTGTTGGAGCAAGAGCAAGATATTATTGCTGAAGCGGAAGCTTATGCAGAGCGTATTGTCCAGTCTGCTCAACAAAGGGCTGCCCAAATTTTGGATGAATCAGGGATTATTCAACAAGCACAACGAGAAGCAAACCAAATTCGTCAACAGGTACAGCAGGAATGTGAAGCCATTCAGTCCCAAACCATGGCCGAAATTGAGCAATTACGCCAAGTCACCACCAGCGAAATGCAGCAGTTGCGTCAACAAAGCATGGGAGAAGCCCAAAATATTCAAGACGGGGCTGATGAATATGCAGACGCGGTATTAACCCGCCTAGAACAGCAACTGAGCGAGATGTTAGGGGTGGTTCGCAATGGTCGTCAGCAATTATACGGTAATTCGCCTCAACGCAAGGCTACACTGCCAGGAAAGCCCCTTCCTAGCAGTGTGAAGAAACGCCCCCAGTGA
- the coaD gene encoding pantetheine-phosphate adenylyltransferase, with product MIAIYPGSFDPVTLGHLDIIERGVILFEKVIVAVLCNPNKQPLFTAEKRVEQISYCTQHLPQVEVDSFTGLTVDYAKLHKARVLLRGLRVLSDFEKELQMAHTNKTLSKEVETVFLATNKEYSFLSSSTVKEIAQFGGSISHLVPENVARDIRIHYS from the coding sequence GTGATTGCCATTTATCCAGGAAGTTTCGATCCCGTCACCCTCGGCCATCTTGATATTATTGAACGCGGGGTAATTTTGTTCGAGAAGGTGATTGTAGCTGTTTTGTGCAATCCTAACAAGCAACCTTTATTTACGGCAGAAAAACGGGTTGAACAAATTAGCTACTGTACTCAACATTTACCACAAGTAGAGGTTGATAGCTTTACCGGATTAACTGTAGACTATGCTAAATTACACAAAGCCAGGGTGTTGCTCAGGGGGTTAAGGGTGTTATCAGACTTTGAAAAAGAACTACAGATGGCTCACACCAATAAAACCCTCTCTAAAGAAGTAGAAACGGTGTTTCTCGCCACCAATAAAGAATATAGCTTCCTGAGCAGCAGCACAGTCAAGGAGATTGCCCAGTTTGGGGGTTCCATTTCCCATTTAGTGCCTGAAAACGTCGCTAGAGACATCCGTATACATTACAGTTAA
- a CDS encoding DUF1818 family protein — translation MGDRLLKQGQGWRVGWKPEASGYAALVGGEDWAIELTEAEFNDFCRLFAQLAETMTMMAQGLMEEERIACEAESDLLWLEVEGYPTAYSLRLILNQGRCCEGNWPAEVVSELWQAIQRLKIF, via the coding sequence ATGGGCGATCGCTTACTGAAACAGGGACAAGGATGGCGCGTTGGTTGGAAACCCGAAGCTTCGGGCTATGCTGCTTTAGTTGGGGGCGAGGATTGGGCTATAGAATTAACGGAGGCAGAATTTAATGATTTTTGTCGTCTGTTTGCACAATTAGCAGAGACAATGACGATGATGGCTCAAGGGTTGATGGAGGAGGAGCGAATTGCTTGTGAGGCGGAAAGCGACTTATTATGGTTAGAAGTGGAAGGATACCCCACAGCCTATTCATTGCGGCTTATTTTAAATCAAGGTCGTTGTTGTGAGGGAAATTGGCCCGCAGAGGTGGTTAGTGAGCTATGGCAAGCAATTCAACGATTAAAAATATTTTAA
- a CDS encoding DNA-directed RNA polymerase subunit omega codes for MQKRHGFDSSQIIYRAQELLDAASNRYRITVQVANRAKRRRYEEFDSIDDPSMKPAIRAIIEMSDELTQPEIISD; via the coding sequence ATGCAAAAAAGACATGGCTTTGATTCATCACAGATTATTTATCGCGCCCAAGAGTTATTAGACGCAGCTTCTAACCGTTATCGCATCACAGTTCAAGTGGCCAACCGTGCCAAGCGTCGTCGTTATGAAGAGTTTGATAGTATTGATGATCCAAGCATGAAACCTGCCATCCGTGCCATCATTGAAATGTCAGATGAATTAACTCAACCAGAAATTATTAGCGACTAA
- a CDS encoding GDSL-type esterase/lipase family protein, producing the protein MSTVATPHQISNSSFQAQSLRVVALGDSLVYGYGDTAGGGWVERLRRQWMGDDNGHVLYNLGVRGDRTLQVGERLEGEFRYRGELRNRVPDVIVLSVGVNDSARLRRPDGRLFTDFETFQQQIADLLDNAQQLCPVLFVGMVPVNEAKMPFIDCFYFNHFDQYRFKEATKKACQSRHIPYLDIFDLWLGRGENYLRSRLMDDGLHPNVAGYEALFNDVLAWQPIHQLKAEQVDFALRKA; encoded by the coding sequence ATGTCAACGGTTGCAACACCCCATCAGATCAGCAATTCATCCTTTCAAGCTCAGTCATTGAGAGTGGTGGCTTTAGGGGATAGTTTAGTCTATGGCTATGGTGACACAGCAGGGGGAGGTTGGGTTGAACGGTTGCGTCGTCAATGGATGGGGGACGATAATGGTCATGTCTTATATAATTTAGGAGTTCGCGGCGATCGCACTCTTCAGGTAGGAGAACGGTTAGAAGGGGAATTTCGCTATCGAGGAGAGTTACGCAACCGAGTTCCTGATGTGATTGTACTTTCCGTTGGGGTGAATGACTCAGCTAGGTTAAGAAGGCCAGATGGTCGTTTATTTACAGATTTTGAGACATTTCAACAACAAATAGCAGATTTATTGGACAATGCACAACAATTGTGTCCGGTTTTATTTGTGGGAATGGTTCCGGTAAATGAGGCAAAAATGCCCTTTATTGATTGTTTTTATTTTAATCATTTTGATCAATATCGGTTTAAGGAAGCGACAAAAAAAGCTTGTCAGTCTCGCCACATTCCCTATTTAGATATTTTTGATTTATGGTTAGGACGGGGAGAAAATTATCTGCGATCGCGTTTAATGGATGATGGACTCCACCCCAATGTCGCTGGTTATGAGGCTTTATTTAATGATGTTTTAGCTTGGCAACCCATTCATCAATTAAAGGCTGAACAGGTAGATTTTGCCTTAAGGAAAGCTTGA